The following are encoded in a window of Pseudomonas graminis genomic DNA:
- a CDS encoding UTRA domain-containing protein, whose amino-acid sequence MRDEIPRAVTTICNALQEQIEHGLLPPGSKLPAERKLSEVFDTTRITLREALVQLEARGLIYREERRGWFISPPRLAYDLMRRSHFHAMVQAQGRVPATQVISARLQPASAVICGLLQLPALSSVIQICRARRIDERLVLYVEHYLNPDYFPQILDLDLSQSLTELYASHYDIRYGQVRFEMVPTALPVEAAGALKVSIGSPGLRIVRVNHDQRGRLIDCDLEYWRHDAIHVSAVVADI is encoded by the coding sequence ATGCGCGATGAAATACCCCGAGCGGTGACGACCATTTGCAACGCGCTGCAAGAACAGATCGAACATGGTCTGTTGCCGCCGGGCAGCAAGTTGCCGGCTGAGCGCAAGCTGAGCGAGGTCTTCGACACCACACGCATCACCTTGCGCGAAGCGTTGGTGCAACTCGAAGCTCGGGGTTTGATCTACCGCGAGGAGCGGCGTGGCTGGTTCATTTCGCCGCCGCGACTGGCCTATGACCTGATGCGCCGCAGCCACTTTCACGCGATGGTTCAGGCTCAGGGCCGAGTGCCTGCGACCCAAGTGATTTCCGCACGGCTGCAACCGGCTTCGGCCGTGATTTGCGGGCTGCTGCAATTGCCGGCGTTGTCCAGCGTGATCCAGATCTGCCGCGCCCGTCGCATCGATGAACGGCTGGTGCTCTACGTCGAGCACTACCTCAACCCCGATTACTTCCCGCAGATCCTCGATCTCGACCTGAGCCAGTCGCTCACCGAGCTCTACGCCAGCCATTACGACATTCGCTATGGCCAGGTGCGTTTCGAAATGGTACCCACGGCGTTACCCGTGGAAGCGGCAGGGGCGCTGAAAGTCTCCATTGGCAGCCCGGGCCTGCGCATTGTTCGGGTCAACCACGACCAGCGCGGGCGGCTGATCGATTGCGATCTGGAATACTGGCGCCATGACGCGATTCACGTAAGCGCGGTGGTGGCGGATATCTAG
- a CDS encoding ABC transporter ATP-binding protein gives MSFVSVENLQKNYGSTAVFSDINCDIHKGEFVTLLGPSGCGKSTLLRCIAGLTSVTSGRIFLDGKDLVPVSPQKRGIGMVFQSYALFPNMNVEQNVAFGLRMQKVSTDEMKQRVGEVLKLVELNEFAARYPHQLSGGQCQRVALARSLVTRPRLLLLDEPLSALDARIRKHLREQIRAIQQELGLTTIFVTHDQEEALTMSDRIFLMNQGRIVQSGDAETLYTAPVDAFAAGFIGNYNLLEADAASRLMQRPINSRVAIRPEAIQLSLTGSLEGEVRSHSLLGNVIRYRVEARGVDLVVDVLNRSASDLHPNGQRVTLHIEASALCAV, from the coding sequence ATGAGCTTCGTCAGTGTCGAAAACCTGCAGAAGAATTACGGCAGCACAGCGGTCTTCAGCGACATCAATTGCGACATCCACAAAGGCGAATTCGTCACCCTGCTCGGCCCGTCCGGCTGCGGCAAGTCCACCCTGCTGCGCTGCATCGCGGGGCTGACGTCGGTGACCAGCGGCAGGATCTTCCTCGACGGCAAAGACCTGGTGCCGGTGTCACCGCAGAAACGCGGCATCGGCATGGTGTTCCAGAGCTACGCGCTGTTTCCCAACATGAACGTGGAGCAGAACGTCGCCTTCGGCCTGCGCATGCAGAAAGTCAGTACCGACGAAATGAAGCAGCGGGTGGGCGAGGTGCTGAAGCTGGTGGAGCTGAACGAGTTCGCCGCGCGCTATCCGCATCAGCTGTCGGGCGGGCAATGTCAGCGTGTGGCATTGGCGCGTTCACTGGTGACCCGTCCTCGCCTGCTGCTGCTCGATGAGCCGCTGTCGGCCCTCGATGCGCGCATCCGCAAGCACCTGCGCGAGCAGATCCGCGCCATTCAGCAGGAGCTGGGCCTGACGACGATCTTCGTGACCCACGATCAGGAAGAAGCGCTGACCATGTCCGACCGGATTTTCCTGATGAATCAGGGCCGGATCGTGCAGAGCGGCGACGCCGAAACCCTGTACACCGCCCCGGTCGACGCCTTCGCCGCAGGCTTCATCGGTAACTACAATCTGCTGGAAGCCGACGCCGCCAGCCGCTTGATGCAACGCCCGATCAACAGCCGCGTAGCGATTCGCCCGGAAGCCATTCAATTGAGCCTCACCGGCTCGCTGGAGGGCGAGGTGCGCAGCCACAGCCTGCTGGGCAACGTGATTCGCTATCGCGTCGAGGCTAGAGGCGTGGATCTGGTGGTCGACGTGCTCAACCGCTCGGCCAGCGACTTGCACCCGAACGGCCAGCGCGTCACCCTGCACATCGAAGCGTCGGCGTTATGTGCTGTTTGA
- a CDS encoding HAD family hydrolase produces MSLAIFDLDETLIHGDCSSLWSEQMGRLGWVDPEWFMKKDHELMEAYGKGELAMEDYMAFSLDPMIGRTPEEVDFLVGPWVEDYIEPIIFSDATKAIAEHRAAGDRILIISASGVHLVKPIAERIGVDEVLAIDLELAHGVYTGQTTGVLTYREGKITRLMAWLDQEGENLEGASFYSDSRNDLPLLLKVDFPHAVNPDATLREHAEKAGWPIHHWK; encoded by the coding sequence GTGTCTTTAGCAATTTTCGATCTGGACGAAACCCTGATCCACGGTGACTGCTCCAGCCTGTGGAGCGAGCAGATGGGCCGGCTGGGCTGGGTCGATCCGGAGTGGTTCATGAAGAAGGACCACGAACTGATGGAAGCCTACGGCAAGGGCGAGCTGGCCATGGAAGATTACATGGCGTTCAGCCTGGACCCGATGATCGGGCGCACGCCGGAGGAAGTGGATTTTCTGGTGGGGCCGTGGGTCGAGGATTACATCGAACCGATCATTTTCAGCGACGCTACCAAGGCCATCGCCGAACACCGCGCCGCCGGTGACCGCATTCTGATCATCTCCGCGTCGGGCGTGCACCTGGTCAAGCCCATTGCCGAGCGCATCGGCGTTGATGAGGTGCTGGCCATCGATCTGGAGCTCGCCCATGGTGTGTACACCGGCCAGACCACCGGCGTGCTCACCTACCGCGAAGGCAAAATCACCCGCTTGATGGCATGGCTGGATCAGGAAGGCGAGAACCTCGAAGGCGCTAGTTTCTATTCAGATTCGCGCAACGATTTGCCCCTGCTGCTGAAAGTGGATTTCCCCCACGCGGTGAACCCCGACGCGACGCTGCGTGAACACGCCGAAAAGGCCGGCTGGCCGATTCATCACTGGAAGTAG
- a CDS encoding ABC transporter permease, translating into MSRAERRPPGLYHRVVVYLLFLILLAPLLGTFVYSIATSWSATILPDGLTYKWYVALWSDPRFLRAFGQSLLVCVGALVLSVVLILPLLFVVHYHFPKLDALMNILILLPFAVPPVVSSVGLLQLYGSGPLAMVGTPWILIGCYFTVALPFMYRAITNNLQAINLVDLMDAAQLLGANTFQAAFLVVLPNLRKGLMIALLLSFSFLFGEFVFANLLVGTRYETLQVYLNNMRNSSGHFNSALVISYFFFVLLLTWAANRLNKDKD; encoded by the coding sequence ATGTCTCGCGCTGAACGCCGCCCGCCGGGGCTTTACCACCGCGTCGTGGTCTACCTGCTGTTTCTGATTCTGCTCGCGCCGCTGCTGGGCACCTTTGTGTATTCGATCGCCACCAGTTGGTCGGCGACCATTCTGCCCGACGGGCTGACCTACAAATGGTACGTCGCGCTGTGGAGCGATCCGCGTTTTCTCCGCGCGTTCGGCCAGTCGCTGCTGGTGTGCGTCGGCGCGCTGGTGCTCTCGGTGGTGCTGATTCTGCCGCTGCTGTTCGTCGTGCATTACCACTTCCCCAAACTCGACGCGCTGATGAACATCCTCATCCTGCTGCCTTTCGCGGTGCCGCCGGTGGTGTCCTCGGTGGGTCTGTTGCAGCTCTACGGTTCGGGGCCACTGGCGATGGTCGGCACGCCGTGGATTCTGATCGGCTGCTACTTCACGGTGGCACTGCCGTTCATGTACCGGGCGATCACCAACAACTTGCAAGCGATCAACCTGGTTGACCTGATGGACGCGGCCCAGTTGCTCGGCGCCAATACCTTTCAGGCGGCGTTTCTGGTGGTGCTGCCGAACCTGCGCAAGGGCCTGATGATTGCCCTGCTGCTGTCGTTCTCGTTCCTGTTCGGCGAATTCGTGTTCGCCAATCTTTTGGTTGGCACCCGCTACGAGACCCTGCAGGTGTACCTCAACAACATGCGCAACAGCAGCGGTCACTTCAACAGCGCGCTGGTGATTTCCTACTTCTTTTTCGTACTGCTGCTGACGTGGGCGGCCAACCGACTGAACAAGGACAAAGACTGA
- a CDS encoding alkaline phosphatase family protein, producing MKHNVILILLDGLSYSVAHHAMGHLLAYRNAGRAALYKLECELPSLSRPLYECILTGVAPIDSGIVHNQVSRLSSQRSVFHYATDAGLTTAAAAYHWVSELYNRSPFIAARDRHTDDVDLPIQHGHFYYVDHYPDSHLFDDAEHLRTAHAPHFLFVHPMNIDDAGHKHGLDTPQYRNSARSADILLAEYLQRWLDAGYQVLVTADHGMNNDRSHNGVLPEEREVPLFVLGDAFSLDPDAQPKQTEICGTVCELLGVPHDKPVCKEVLK from the coding sequence ATGAAACACAACGTCATCCTCATCCTGCTGGACGGCTTGAGTTACAGCGTGGCGCACCATGCGATGGGGCATTTGCTGGCCTACCGAAACGCAGGCCGTGCGGCGTTGTACAAGCTCGAATGCGAACTGCCGTCGCTGTCACGCCCGCTGTATGAGTGCATCCTGACCGGCGTGGCGCCCATCGACAGCGGCATCGTGCACAACCAGGTTTCACGGCTGTCCAGCCAGCGCAGCGTGTTTCATTACGCCACCGACGCCGGACTGACCACCGCCGCCGCGGCGTATCACTGGGTCAGTGAGCTGTACAACCGCAGCCCGTTTATTGCCGCGCGCGACCGCCACACTGACGACGTCGACTTGCCGATTCAGCACGGGCATTTCTACTACGTCGATCACTACCCCGATTCCCACCTGTTCGACGACGCCGAACATCTTCGAACCGCCCACGCGCCGCACTTCTTGTTCGTCCACCCGATGAACATCGATGACGCCGGCCACAAGCACGGCCTCGACACCCCGCAGTACCGCAACAGCGCGCGCTCCGCCGACATCCTTCTCGCCGAGTACCTGCAGCGCTGGCTCGATGCGGGCTATCAAGTGCTGGTGACCGCCGACCACGGCATGAACAACGACCGTTCACATAACGGCGTGCTGCCGGAAGAACGCGAAGTCCCGCTGTTCGTGCTCGGTGACGCCTTCAGCCTCGACCCCGACGCGCAACCGAAACAGACCGAGATCTGCGGCACCGTCTGCGAGCTGCTCGGTGTGCCCCACGACAAACCTGTGTGCAAAGAGGTGCTCAAGTGA
- a CDS encoding carboxy terminal-processing peptidase, whose translation MKHFLPSTTLALLVGLTVLPMSASSFAANSWDNLQPDRDEVIASLNVVELLKRHHYSKPPLDDKRSEIIYQSYLKLLDPARSYFLASDIAEFDKWRFQFDDFLKSGDLAPGFTIYKRYLDRIKSRLDFALAQLNKGVDKIDLNTQETLLVDRKDAPWAKNEAELDDLWRKRVKDEVLRLKIAGKDPAKIQETLTKRYKNQLARLGQTRSEDVFQAYLNTFAMSYDPHTNYLSPDSAENFDINMSLSLEGIGAVLQSDNDNVKIVRLVPAGPAAKTKQVATADKIIGVAQGDKEMVDVIGWRLDEVVKLIRGPKGSVVRLEIVPASNAPSDQTTKIVSITREAVKLEEQAAKKSILHLNQDGKDYKLGVIEIPAFYLDFKAYRAGDPEYKSTTRDVKKLLTELQSEKVDGVVIDLRNNGGGSLQEATELTSLFIDKGPTVLVRNADGKVDVLEDENSGAFYKGPMALLVNRLSASASEIFAGAMQDYHRALIIGGQTFGKGTVQTIQPLNHGELKLTLAKFYRVSGQSTQHQGVLPDIGYPSIIDTKEIGESALPEAMTYDTIKPAIKPAVDPFKPFLAQLQSRHDVRSAKDAEFVFIEEKLALAKKLMSEKTVSLNEAERRKQHADIESQQLAMENVRRKAKGEEPLKELKKEDEDALPSDDDKTKPEDDAYLAETGRILLDYLGLSGSVAKK comes from the coding sequence ATGAAGCATTTCTTACCCAGCACCACCCTTGCATTACTCGTTGGCCTGACTGTCCTGCCAATGTCGGCCAGTTCGTTCGCCGCCAACAGCTGGGATAATCTTCAACCTGATCGCGATGAAGTCATCGCCAGTCTGAATGTCGTGGAACTGCTCAAGCGCCACCACTACAGCAAGCCGCCGCTGGACGACAAGCGCTCGGAAATCATCTATCAGAGCTACCTCAAACTTCTCGATCCTGCGCGCAGCTACTTCCTCGCCAGTGACATCGCCGAGTTCGACAAGTGGCGTTTCCAGTTCGACGACTTCCTCAAAAGCGGCGACCTGGCCCCAGGTTTCACTATCTATAAGCGTTATCTGGACCGCATCAAGTCGCGTCTGGATTTCGCCCTGGCGCAGCTGAACAAGGGTGTCGACAAGATCGACCTGAACACCCAGGAAACCTTGCTGGTTGATCGCAAGGACGCGCCATGGGCCAAGAACGAAGCCGAACTCGACGACCTCTGGCGCAAGCGCGTCAAGGATGAGGTTCTGCGTCTGAAGATCGCCGGCAAAGACCCGGCGAAGATCCAGGAAACCCTGACCAAGCGCTACAAGAACCAACTCGCCCGTCTGGGCCAGACCCGTAGCGAGGACGTGTTCCAGGCGTACCTGAATACCTTCGCGATGTCCTACGACCCGCACACCAACTACCTTTCACCGGACAGTGCGGAAAACTTCGACATCAACATGAGCCTTTCCCTTGAAGGGATCGGCGCTGTCCTGCAGAGCGACAACGACAACGTCAAAATCGTCCGCCTGGTGCCGGCCGGCCCTGCCGCCAAGACCAAGCAAGTGGCGACCGCCGACAAGATCATCGGCGTTGCCCAGGGCGACAAAGAGATGGTCGACGTGATCGGCTGGCGTCTGGATGAAGTGGTCAAACTGATCCGCGGTCCGAAAGGCTCGGTCGTGCGTCTGGAAATCGTCCCGGCCAGCAATGCGCCAAGCGACCAGACCACCAAAATCGTCTCGATCACCCGCGAAGCGGTGAAGCTCGAGGAGCAAGCGGCGAAGAAGTCCATCCTGCACCTGAATCAGGACGGCAAGGATTACAAACTGGGCGTCATCGAGATTCCTGCTTTCTACCTGGACTTCAAGGCCTACCGCGCTGGCGATCCCGAGTACAAGAGCACGACCCGCGACGTCAAGAAACTGCTGACCGAATTGCAGTCCGAGAAAGTCGACGGCGTAGTCATCGACCTGCGTAACAACGGCGGTGGTTCGCTGCAGGAAGCCACTGAGCTGACCAGTCTGTTCATCGACAAAGGCCCGACCGTTCTGGTGCGTAACGCCGACGGCAAGGTCGATGTGCTGGAAGACGAGAACAGCGGTGCGTTCTACAAAGGCCCGATGGCGTTGCTGGTCAACCGCCTCTCGGCCTCGGCTTCGGAGATTTTCGCCGGCGCCATGCAGGACTATCACCGCGCGCTGATCATCGGCGGCCAGACCTTCGGCAAAGGCACCGTGCAGACCATTCAGCCGCTGAACCATGGCGAACTGAAACTCACGCTGGCCAAGTTCTACCGGGTTTCCGGCCAGAGCACCCAGCATCAGGGCGTGCTGCCGGACATTGGTTATCCATCGATCATCGACACCAAGGAAATCGGCGAAAGCGCGCTGCCTGAGGCGATGACCTACGACACCATCAAGCCGGCGATCAAGCCCGCGGTGGATCCGTTCAAACCGTTCCTCGCCCAGCTGCAATCGCGTCACGACGTGCGTTCGGCCAAGGACGCCGAGTTTGTTTTCATCGAAGAAAAACTCGCGCTGGCGAAGAAGCTGATGAGCGAAAAAACCGTTAGCCTCAATGAAGCCGAACGCCGCAAGCAACACGCTGATATCGAGAGCCAGCAGTTGGCGATGGAGAA
- a CDS encoding ABC transporter substrate-binding protein encodes MKHLLLASLLGSAIALSTSAMAADTDLKTLEAAAKAEGAVNSVGMPDDWANWKGTWTDLTAKYGLVHMDTDMSSAQEVAKFDAEKDNASADIGDVGAAFGPIAVAKGVTQPYKPSTWAQVPEWAKDKDGHWALAYTGTIAFIVNKKLLHGSDVPTKWADLKNGKYKVTIGDVSTAAQAANGVLAAAISMKGDETNLAPGLQLFTELAKQKRLGINNPSIQSMEKGEVEVGVVWDFNGLSYKAKMSNPDDYVVLIPSDGSVISGYTTIINKYAKHPNAAKLAREYIFSDAGQINLAKGNARPIRAEHLTLPPDVQAKLLPNEQYKNVTPIKDAAAWEQTSKALPQLWNEQVIVEMQ; translated from the coding sequence ATGAAACACCTTTTGCTGGCATCACTCCTGGGTTCGGCCATCGCGCTGAGCACGTCGGCCATGGCCGCCGACACCGACCTCAAAACACTCGAAGCCGCCGCCAAGGCTGAAGGCGCGGTCAACAGCGTGGGCATGCCCGATGACTGGGCGAACTGGAAAGGCACCTGGACCGACCTGACCGCCAAGTACGGTCTGGTGCACATGGACACCGACATGAGCTCGGCTCAGGAAGTGGCCAAGTTCGATGCGGAAAAGGACAACGCCAGCGCCGACATCGGCGACGTGGGTGCAGCGTTCGGCCCGATCGCTGTGGCGAAGGGCGTGACCCAACCTTACAAGCCGAGCACTTGGGCGCAAGTGCCGGAGTGGGCCAAGGACAAAGACGGTCACTGGGCGCTGGCCTACACCGGCACCATCGCTTTCATCGTCAACAAAAAGCTGTTGCACGGCTCGGACGTACCTACCAAATGGGCTGACCTGAAGAACGGTAAATACAAAGTCACCATCGGTGATGTCAGCACTGCGGCCCAGGCTGCAAACGGCGTATTGGCCGCTGCGATCTCCATGAAAGGCGATGAAACCAACCTCGCGCCGGGCCTGCAGTTATTCACCGAACTGGCCAAACAGAAGCGCCTGGGCATCAACAACCCGTCGATTCAGTCGATGGAAAAAGGCGAAGTGGAAGTGGGCGTGGTCTGGGACTTCAACGGCCTGAGCTACAAGGCCAAGATGTCCAATCCTGACGACTACGTTGTGCTGATCCCGTCCGACGGTTCGGTGATCTCGGGCTACACCACGATCATCAACAAATACGCCAAGCACCCGAACGCTGCCAAGCTGGCCCGTGAGTACATCTTCAGCGACGCTGGCCAGATCAACCTGGCCAAAGGCAACGCGCGCCCGATCCGCGCCGAACACCTGACCCTGCCGCCAGACGTGCAAGCCAAGCTGCTGCCTAACGAGCAGTACAAGAACGTGACGCCGATCAAAGACGCGGCAGCCTGGGAACAAACCTCGAAAGCCCTGCCACAACTGTGGAACGAGCAAGTCATCGTCGAGATGCAGTGA
- a CDS encoding ABC transporter permease gives MNSQSRGKWLALLCLVPFAVFFIAFQIAPLAWVAINSLQSDAGWGIDNFVKAFNSRFYRQAMQYSLEVSFWSSLIGIVIAILGSYSLRKVPSRLRDFVSAFANMTSNFSGVPLAFAFIILLGFNGALTLILKQAGIIDDFNLYSKTGLIILYTYFQIPLGVLLLYPAFDALREDWRESASLLGASGWDFWRHIGIPVLTPALLGTFVILLANALGAYATVYALTTGNFNVLPIRIAAMVAGDITLDPNMASALAMILVGMMTLVTVVHQWLLKRSYHVSR, from the coding sequence GTGAATTCACAAAGCCGCGGCAAATGGCTGGCGCTGTTGTGCCTCGTGCCGTTTGCGGTGTTCTTCATCGCGTTTCAGATCGCGCCGCTGGCCTGGGTGGCGATCAACAGCCTGCAATCGGACGCCGGCTGGGGCATCGACAACTTTGTCAAAGCGTTCAATTCCCGCTTCTACCGCCAGGCCATGCAATACAGCCTGGAGGTGAGCTTCTGGTCGAGCCTGATCGGCATCGTCATCGCGATCCTCGGCAGTTATTCACTGCGCAAGGTCCCGTCGAGGCTGAGGGACTTCGTCAGCGCCTTCGCCAACATGACCAGCAACTTTTCCGGCGTGCCGCTGGCGTTTGCCTTCATCATCCTGCTCGGTTTCAACGGCGCGCTGACGCTGATTCTCAAGCAGGCCGGGATCATCGATGACTTCAATCTGTACTCGAAAACCGGCCTGATCATTCTCTATACCTACTTCCAGATCCCCCTGGGCGTCCTGCTGCTCTACCCGGCCTTCGACGCGCTGCGGGAAGACTGGCGTGAGTCGGCCTCCTTGTTGGGTGCCAGCGGCTGGGATTTCTGGCGCCACATCGGGATTCCGGTGCTGACACCCGCGCTGCTCGGCACCTTCGTGATCCTGCTGGCCAACGCGCTGGGCGCCTACGCCACGGTCTACGCGCTGACCACCGGCAATTTCAACGTGCTGCCGATCCGCATCGCGGCGATGGTCGCGGGCGACATCACGCTGGACCCGAACATGGCCAGCGCCCTGGCGATGATTCTCGTGGGGATGATGACGCTGGTGACGGTCGTGCATCAGTGGCTGTTGAAGAGGAGCTACCATGTCTCGCGCTGA
- a CDS encoding NAD(P)H-quinone oxidoreductase: MKALQGVEGRVEWVDEPSPTLDVGQVRIKVAAAGLNRADLLQRSGHYPPPPGVTEILGMECSGVIAEVGPGCAWEVGDRVCALVAGGAMAEEVVVDARHVLPVPEGISLHEAAGIPEVYATAWLNLFQLAGLQPGEKVLLHAGASGVGSAAIQLCKAFGNPVWVTVGSAERLAYCESLGAQGGVLRNENLDALNDFAPFNVILDPVGANYAALNLKVLGVDGRLVLIGLMGGSKSELDFAKVLGKRIHILGSTLRSRDDQFKADLLSDLGQHVMPLFTEGRLKPQLARSFPISEAEAAYAELATNQVSGKVVLVIDDRLM, translated from the coding sequence GTGAAAGCATTGCAAGGCGTGGAAGGTCGTGTGGAATGGGTTGATGAGCCATCGCCGACGCTGGATGTAGGACAAGTCCGCATCAAGGTGGCAGCCGCCGGACTTAATCGTGCCGATTTGCTGCAACGCTCGGGGCATTACCCGCCACCGCCGGGTGTGACGGAAATCCTCGGCATGGAATGTTCAGGTGTGATTGCCGAGGTTGGCCCGGGCTGCGCCTGGGAAGTCGGCGACCGCGTGTGCGCGCTGGTTGCGGGCGGTGCAATGGCCGAAGAAGTCGTGGTCGACGCCCGGCATGTGCTGCCGGTGCCCGAGGGGATTTCGCTGCACGAAGCGGCGGGGATTCCCGAGGTGTACGCCACCGCCTGGCTGAATCTGTTCCAGCTGGCCGGTCTCCAGCCCGGCGAAAAAGTGTTGCTGCACGCCGGAGCAAGTGGCGTTGGTTCAGCTGCCATTCAGCTGTGCAAGGCGTTCGGCAACCCGGTCTGGGTCACCGTGGGCTCGGCGGAGCGGCTGGCGTATTGCGAATCCCTCGGCGCCCAGGGCGGTGTGCTGCGCAATGAGAACCTCGACGCGTTGAACGACTTTGCGCCGTTCAACGTCATCCTTGACCCGGTGGGCGCCAATTACGCGGCGCTGAACCTCAAGGTGCTTGGCGTTGACGGTCGTCTGGTACTCATCGGGCTGATGGGCGGAAGCAAGTCCGAGCTGGATTTCGCAAAGGTGCTGGGCAAGCGCATCCATATCCTCGGCTCGACCCTGCGCAGCCGCGACGACCAGTTCAAGGCCGACCTGCTCAGCGATCTGGGCCAGCACGTCATGCCGCTGTTCACCGAAGGCCGCTTGAAGCCGCAACTGGCGCGCAGCTTTCCGATCAGCGAAGCCGAAGCGGCCTACGCAGAGCTCGCCACCAATCAGGTGTCGGGCAAGGTCGTGCTGGTGATCGACGACCGTTTGATGTGA